A region of Flavobacterium indicum GPTSA100-9 = DSM 17447 DNA encodes the following proteins:
- the gldC gene encoding gliding motility protein GldC has translation MSRNSEIKINIELDENHVPEKLLWTAKDGGVENEEAKTVLLSIWDANAKETLRIDLWTKDMPVDEMKIFFHQTLVAMTDTFERATGDEKMAATMNDFCDYFAEKLDLKK, from the coding sequence ATGTCAAGAAACTCAGAAATTAAAATCAATATAGAATTAGACGAAAATCACGTGCCAGAAAAACTACTTTGGACTGCTAAAGACGGAGGAGTTGAAAACGAAGAAGCTAAGACCGTTTTATTGTCAATATGGGACGCTAATGCTAAAGAAACCCTACGAATTGATTTATGGACAAAAGACATGCCAGTTGATGAAATGAAAATTTTCTTTCATCAAACATTAGTCGCTATGACCGATACATTTGAACGCGCTACTGGCGATGAAAAAATGGCTGCTACAATGAATGACTTTTGTGATTATTTTGCTGAAAAGTTAGACTTAAAAAAATAA
- the gldB gene encoding gliding motility lipoprotein GldB yields MRKIFALFILSLTFVKCKNDDAKEQALDIKKSVDLDLERFDIKYAQATAETLPQLKKEYPFLFPSQFPDTLWTNKIKDKYFIELNQEVKKQFPNTTQLEDDVEMLVSRIKHYFPEEKSPRVITLINEVLLDKKALYTNDFIFISLDCYLGSKHPFYDVFAEYQKQNLTKDQILPDLVTNFGFRKVVPSQDKTLLGEMIYFGKIQYLKDLLLPTTADNVKIGYTTTQYKWCQENEAQIWSYLIENKLLYDNNIKNYQRFIEEAPFTKFYEAIDKESPGRVGQWVGWQIVKSYMENNDTPVDKLLKMEPLEIFNNSKYKPKK; encoded by the coding sequence ATGAGAAAAATTTTCGCCCTTTTTATACTTTCATTGACATTTGTTAAATGTAAAAATGACGACGCTAAAGAGCAAGCATTGGATATAAAAAAGTCTGTTGACTTAGATTTGGAACGTTTTGATATTAAATATGCTCAAGCAACTGCAGAAACGCTTCCTCAATTAAAAAAAGAATATCCGTTTTTATTTCCTTCCCAATTTCCTGACACGCTTTGGACCAACAAAATAAAAGACAAATATTTTATCGAGTTAAATCAAGAAGTTAAAAAACAATTTCCCAATACAACTCAACTAGAAGACGATGTTGAAATGCTGGTAAGTAGAATAAAACATTACTTCCCTGAAGAAAAATCTCCTAGAGTAATAACTTTAATCAATGAAGTTTTGTTAGATAAAAAAGCATTGTACACGAATGATTTTATTTTTATCTCATTAGATTGCTATTTAGGAAGTAAACATCCATTTTATGATGTGTTTGCAGAATATCAAAAACAAAACTTAACTAAAGATCAAATTTTACCTGATCTAGTAACTAATTTTGGCTTTAGAAAAGTAGTCCCTTCTCAAGATAAAACTTTACTGGGAGAAATGATATACTTTGGAAAAATTCAATATTTAAAAGATTTATTGCTACCAACCACAGCGGATAATGTTAAAATTGGCTATACAACTACCCAATATAAATGGTGTCAAGAAAATGAAGCACAAATATGGTCTTATTTAATTGAAAACAAACTACTCTACGACAATAATATAAAAAATTATCAACGTTTTATAGAAGAAGCACCATTTACTAAATTTTATGAAGCAATTGACAAAGAATCACCAGGACGTGTAGGACAATGGGTAGGTTGGCAAATTGTTAAAAGTTACATGGAAAACAATGATACTCCTGTAGATAAATTATTAAAAATGGAGCCCTTAGAAATTTTCAACAACTCTAAATACAAACCAAAAAAATAA
- a CDS encoding RNA polymerase sigma factor has protein sequence MKVITLYQEEKHLIEQAIENNRQAQHQLYTKFSPRMLSVCRQYIKDIHHAEDIMITGFMKVFSNLKKFEHKGSFEGWIKRIMIHECIDYLRVKKNNFNHQDIEDIVLTESEEVYENEDFSIDDIQLLIDNLPDGYRMVFNLYVIEGYKHQEIAEVLKISEGTSKSQLAHARKMLQTQIYQLKERIHGTK, from the coding sequence ATGAAAGTAATAACACTATATCAAGAAGAAAAGCATTTGATTGAACAAGCGATAGAAAACAATCGCCAAGCACAACATCAATTGTATACCAAATTTTCTCCTCGAATGTTAAGTGTTTGTCGTCAATACATTAAAGACATTCACCATGCAGAAGATATAATGATTACTGGATTTATGAAAGTTTTTTCTAACCTAAAGAAATTTGAACATAAAGGCAGTTTTGAAGGTTGGATAAAAAGAATAATGATTCATGAATGCATTGATTACTTAAGAGTAAAGAAAAATAATTTCAATCATCAAGATATAGAAGACATTGTTCTTACAGAAAGTGAAGAAGTTTATGAAAATGAAGATTTTTCAATCGATGACATCCAATTGCTAATTGATAATTTACCCGATGGCTATCGAATGGTTTTTAATTTATATGTAATTGAAGGGTACAAACATCAAGAAATTGCAGAAGTATTAAAAATAAGTGAAGGAACCTCGAAATCGCAATTGGCACATGCGCGAAAAATGCTTCAAACCCAAATTTACCAATTAAAAGAACGTATTCATGGAACGAAATAA
- a CDS encoding TetR/AcrR family transcriptional regulator, whose product MHYYISNIKFQISDKIFVKDPETSSLGRNILKESILLIDEIGFEEFTFKKLGQRIGSNESSIYRYFENKHKLLVYLSSWYWSWIEYKLVFATTNIDDNFLKLKKAITVVSEKVDDDESTDYINESILSKIIIEEFTKTLHTKEVDHENKEGYFLIYKRVINRIIGMVEEIAPEYPFAKSLVSNIVEGSLHQHFLKNHLKTITNCNDTISPTDFYINLIENLLKK is encoded by the coding sequence ATGCACTATTATATTTCAAATATTAAATTCCAAATCAGCGATAAAATCTTTGTTAAAGATCCTGAAACGTCTTCACTAGGACGAAACATTCTTAAGGAAAGTATTCTTTTAATTGATGAAATAGGATTTGAAGAGTTTACCTTTAAAAAACTAGGTCAAAGAATTGGCTCAAACGAAAGTTCTATTTATAGGTATTTTGAAAATAAACACAAACTGCTGGTTTATTTGTCTTCTTGGTATTGGAGCTGGATTGAATACAAATTAGTCTTTGCTACAACTAATATAGATGATAATTTTTTAAAATTAAAAAAAGCAATTACAGTTGTTTCTGAAAAAGTAGATGACGATGAGTCGACCGATTATATTAATGAATCTATTTTAAGTAAAATCATAATTGAAGAATTCACAAAAACACTTCACACCAAGGAAGTTGATCATGAGAATAAAGAAGGTTATTTTTTAATTTACAAAAGGGTAATCAATCGTATAATTGGCATGGTTGAAGAGATAGCCCCTGAGTATCCTTTTGCAAAAAGTTTGGTTTCAAATATTGTGGAGGGTTCACTTCATCAGCATTTTTTAAAAAATCATTTAAAAACTATTACCAATTGTAATGACACGATTAGTCCAACGGATTTTTATATTAATTTGATTGAAAATTTATTAAAAAAATAA
- a CDS encoding acetyl-CoA hydrolase/transferase family protein, whose product MSKYVTAAEAVKVVKSGDRVYVQAAAATPSVLTRALTERAAELKSVEICHLHTEGDALYANPELSESFHVNSFFIGANVRHTLKAGNGSYTPVFLSELPLLFRKNVLPLDVVFIHVSPPDSHGYCSLGTSVEATVAAIENATIVIAQVNKNMPRTFGDGILHVSEIDYLVEVDVPIYAHDVVAFTKEEEKIGEYIASLIEDKSTLQMGIGSIPNAALSKLTNHKDLGLHTEMFSDGVIDLIESDVINCNYKAVSRGRVLATFLMGSKRLYDFVNDNPFIEMKESSFVNDTAKIRKNHKMVAINSAIEVDLTGQVCADSIGAKMYSGVGGQMDFIRGASLSQGGKAIIALPSITKKGESRIVPYLKQGAGVVTTRAHVHYVITENGIADLYGKTLKQRAAEMVKIAHPMHQEEVERAYFEFRNSI is encoded by the coding sequence ATGAGTAAATATGTTACAGCAGCGGAAGCTGTAAAAGTTGTTAAATCTGGTGATAGAGTATATGTACAAGCGGCAGCTGCAACGCCGTCGGTTTTAACAAGAGCATTAACAGAAAGAGCTGCAGAGTTAAAAAGTGTAGAAATTTGTCACTTGCATACGGAGGGAGATGCACTTTATGCAAATCCTGAACTTTCGGAAAGTTTTCATGTAAATTCTTTTTTTATTGGAGCAAATGTTAGACATACTTTAAAAGCAGGAAATGGTTCTTATACTCCTGTATTTTTAAGTGAATTACCGTTGTTGTTTAGAAAAAATGTCCTTCCTTTAGATGTTGTTTTTATTCATGTATCGCCACCTGATAGTCACGGTTATTGTTCGTTAGGTACTTCAGTAGAAGCTACAGTTGCTGCGATAGAAAATGCTACAATTGTTATAGCACAAGTTAATAAAAACATGCCAAGAACCTTTGGTGATGGTATTTTGCATGTTTCTGAAATTGATTATTTGGTAGAAGTTGATGTGCCTATTTATGCGCATGATGTTGTTGCTTTCACTAAAGAAGAAGAGAAAATTGGAGAATATATAGCTTCCTTAATAGAAGATAAAAGTACCTTACAAATGGGTATTGGGTCTATTCCCAATGCTGCATTGAGTAAATTAACTAATCATAAAGATTTAGGATTACATACCGAAATGTTTTCAGATGGTGTAATTGATTTAATTGAAAGCGATGTTATTAATTGTAATTATAAAGCGGTTTCAAGAGGTCGTGTTTTAGCTACTTTCTTAATGGGCTCAAAACGATTGTATGATTTTGTAAATGATAATCCATTCATTGAAATGAAAGAGTCTTCATTTGTAAATGATACTGCTAAAATAAGAAAGAATCATAAAATGGTGGCTATAAATTCTGCTATTGAAGTGGATTTAACAGGGCAAGTGTGTGCAGATTCTATTGGAGCAAAAATGTATTCAGGAGTAGGAGGACAAATGGATTTTATTAGAGGTGCTTCTTTGAGTCAGGGAGGAAAGGCTATTATTGCCTTGCCTTCAATTACCAAAAAAGGGGAGAGCAGAATAGTTCCTTATTTAAAACAAGGAGCAGGGGTAGTAACTACAAGAGCTCATGTACATTATGTGATTACAGAAAATGGAATTGCCGATTTGTATGGGAAAACCTTAAAACAAAGAGCTGCAGAAATGGTTAAAATTGCTCATCCTATGCATCAAGAAGAAGTTGAAAGAGCCTATTTTGAATTTAGAAATTCAATTTAA
- the dnaG gene encoding DNA primase, producing MISKETIEKVFDIARVEEVIGDFVQLKRAGSNLKGLSPFVNEKSPSFMVSPVKQIWKDFSSGKGGNAVTFLMEHEHFTYPEAIKYLANKYNIEVEETVETNEEKEKANEKESMYLVSEFARDYFKNTLLKTDEGKAIGLSYFKERGFTLETIEKFQLGFSPDSWDVFSKEALGKGYQLEFLEKTGLTIKREDGSLFDRFKGRVMFPIHSMSGRVLGFGGRILTNDKKAAKYLNSPESDIYHKSKVLYGIYHAKQAIAKLDNCYLVEGYTDVIQFNQSGIENVVASSGTALTPDQIRLVSRLTNNMTVLFDGDAAGMRAAVRGIDLILEAGMNVKVVTFPDGDDPDSFAKKTSNDELKIYLQEQAIDFIQFKANLIMNEAKNDPIKKAEAIRDMVNSIAKISDRIKREIYIQECSRIMDISEEVLFNTLAQISKKEVADANKKFTEEKKVFEVVKNNEQLQPSKIDIQYELEQKIIEILLLYGNKVEDFEDIFMVENEEGELVEVRETNAFKVSERIYLALQEDEVELTNPVFKTIYNDLISYHNQNEEFVIEKYLSQVSPEVADKITSILMLEERDSLHQWEKKHIVVKQKEETIGQYVSETILTLRWYLVHKIIDDTKNSVSSNIEDDNTEILLSIKDYLGLTKIIAKNLGRVLARF from the coding sequence TTGATTTCAAAAGAAACCATAGAAAAAGTATTTGATATTGCTCGTGTAGAGGAAGTTATTGGTGATTTTGTTCAGCTTAAGCGTGCGGGTTCTAACCTTAAAGGTTTGTCGCCGTTTGTAAACGAAAAGTCTCCTTCTTTTATGGTATCGCCGGTGAAACAAATTTGGAAAGATTTCTCCTCTGGAAAAGGAGGTAATGCCGTAACGTTCTTAATGGAACACGAACATTTTACCTATCCAGAAGCAATCAAATATTTGGCTAACAAATACAATATTGAAGTAGAAGAAACTGTAGAAACCAACGAAGAAAAAGAGAAAGCCAATGAAAAAGAAAGCATGTATTTGGTTTCTGAATTTGCTCGTGACTACTTCAAAAACACTCTTTTAAAGACCGACGAAGGAAAAGCTATTGGTTTGTCTTACTTTAAAGAAAGAGGATTTACACTAGAAACTATAGAGAAATTTCAACTTGGTTTTTCCCCTGATTCTTGGGATGTTTTCAGTAAAGAAGCCTTAGGAAAAGGGTACCAACTGGAATTTTTAGAAAAAACCGGATTAACTATAAAACGGGAAGACGGATCACTGTTTGACCGCTTTAAAGGCAGAGTAATGTTCCCCATTCACAGCATGAGTGGACGTGTTTTGGGTTTTGGTGGTCGAATTTTAACCAATGATAAAAAAGCAGCCAAATACCTCAACTCGCCCGAAAGCGACATTTACCACAAAAGTAAAGTACTATACGGAATTTATCATGCTAAACAAGCTATTGCAAAACTCGACAATTGTTATTTAGTAGAAGGTTATACCGATGTAATTCAATTCAACCAAAGTGGTATTGAAAATGTTGTAGCTTCTTCAGGAACGGCTTTAACCCCCGATCAAATCCGATTGGTAAGTCGTTTAACCAACAACATGACGGTGCTTTTTGATGGTGATGCAGCAGGTATGCGAGCTGCCGTTCGCGGAATTGACTTGATTTTGGAAGCAGGAATGAATGTGAAAGTAGTAACATTTCCTGATGGCGATGACCCAGATAGTTTTGCTAAAAAAACTTCCAACGACGAATTAAAAATTTACCTTCAAGAACAAGCGATTGACTTTATTCAATTCAAAGCAAATTTGATAATGAATGAAGCCAAAAACGACCCAATCAAGAAAGCGGAAGCTATTCGTGATATGGTAAACAGTATTGCTAAAATATCCGATCGAATAAAGCGTGAAATCTACATTCAGGAATGTTCTAGAATAATGGATATTTCTGAAGAAGTGTTATTCAATACATTGGCTCAAATTTCTAAGAAAGAAGTAGCCGATGCGAATAAAAAATTTACTGAAGAAAAGAAAGTATTTGAAGTTGTTAAAAACAATGAACAATTACAACCGTCGAAAATTGATATTCAATACGAATTAGAACAAAAAATTATTGAAATATTATTATTATATGGTAATAAAGTAGAAGATTTTGAAGATATTTTTATGGTTGAAAACGAAGAAGGTGAATTAGTTGAAGTACGCGAAACCAATGCTTTTAAAGTTTCAGAACGCATTTATTTAGCGTTACAAGAAGATGAGGTAGAGTTAACCAACCCTGTATTCAAAACCATTTATAATGATTTAATTTCTTATCACAACCAAAATGAGGAATTTGTAATTGAAAAATACCTTTCACAAGTTTCACCCGAAGTGGCAGACAAAATTACGTCCATTTTAATGTTAGAAGAACGCGATTCCTTACATCAATGGGAAAAGAAACACATTGTTGTGAAACAAAAAGAGGAAACTATCGGACAGTACGTAAGCGAAACGATACTTACTTTGCGCTGGTACCTTGTCCATAAAATAATTGATGACACTAAAAACTCAGTGTCATCAAATATTGAAGATGATAATACAGAAATACTTCTAAGTATAAAAGATTATCTAGGTCTTACTAAAATTATAGCTAAAAATTTAGGTAGAGTTTTAGCTCGCTTTTAA
- a CDS encoding trypsin-like peptidase domain-containing protein yields MLKNIVFLFFCNFILSQNITITSNPQNSKVYFKDKLIGNTPLEVNLTQIGSYKLKHEGYKSIDFEIVPVKKNELSKALLLKELFFVKFEKNTFDFQLSAKFNDINNDKILIGFQNPIFDFTNEKVIGKINGKEKKLSSKDIHRIIGFTENLEERLFNSFDESYIIPFYFEKTKYFQDNSFLHSPKIIFVPKIKEMYFDLKGDLLRDYSGKVKSKINWELYNVDNLNSKLKEIETIIEFDRLENNYNLILHEIMFKSQLKLSENLDLLIELKKIEQDYLLNNIGDKIQLPLIQNNSNNGVLKIDNLSQNVVTIENEKGFGSGFFITKDGCILTNAHVVDSEDDNFVLYKNKKIAAKVLKINKSVDLALLKIEEVTDAFELCKEQFNISEEVFAIGTPIDKSLNKTITKGIISAKRKINVVDFIQTDVSINSGNSGGPLLNNKGQVIGINTMKISKENVSGLGFAIDINFALKMLNIN; encoded by the coding sequence ATGTTAAAAAATATAGTTTTTCTTTTTTTTTGTAATTTTATATTATCTCAAAATATTACAATAACTTCAAATCCTCAAAATTCTAAAGTTTATTTTAAAGATAAATTAATAGGAAACACTCCTTTAGAGGTAAATTTAACACAAATTGGTAGTTACAAGCTTAAACATGAAGGTTATAAAAGTATTGATTTTGAAATAGTACCTGTTAAAAAAAATGAACTTAGCAAAGCATTATTATTAAAAGAATTGTTCTTTGTTAAATTTGAAAAAAACACTTTCGATTTTCAACTTTCGGCAAAATTTAATGACATAAACAATGATAAGATTTTAATTGGTTTTCAAAATCCTATATTTGATTTTACTAATGAAAAAGTTATTGGGAAAATTAATGGTAAAGAAAAAAAATTAAGTTCCAAAGATATTCACAGAATAATTGGTTTTACAGAGAATTTAGAAGAAAGATTGTTCAATTCTTTTGATGAATCTTATATTATACCTTTCTATTTTGAAAAGACTAAATACTTTCAAGATAATTCATTTTTACATAGTCCTAAGATAATATTTGTTCCAAAGATTAAAGAAATGTATTTTGATTTGAAAGGAGATTTGTTGAGAGATTATAGTGGTAAAGTTAAATCAAAAATAAATTGGGAATTATACAATGTTGATAATTTAAATTCAAAATTAAAGGAAATTGAAACTATAATTGAATTTGATAGACTTGAAAATAATTATAATTTGATCTTACATGAAATCATGTTTAAATCTCAATTAAAATTAAGTGAAAATTTAGATTTATTAATTGAGTTAAAAAAAATTGAACAGGATTATTTGTTAAATAATATTGGTGATAAAATTCAATTACCATTAATTCAAAATAATAGTAATAATGGCGTGTTAAAGATTGATAATCTATCTCAAAATGTGGTAACAATTGAAAATGAAAAAGGTTTTGGTAGTGGTTTTTTTATCACAAAAGACGGTTGTATTTTAACAAATGCTCATGTTGTTGATAGTGAAGACGATAATTTTGTCCTTTATAAAAATAAGAAAATTGCAGCTAAGGTTTTAAAAATTAATAAATCTGTAGATTTAGCATTGTTGAAAATTGAAGAAGTTACTGATGCATTTGAATTGTGTAAAGAGCAATTTAATATCAGTGAAGAAGTATTTGCAATTGGTACTCCAATCGATAAAAGTTTAAATAAAACAATAACCAAAGGAATTATTAGTGCAAAAAGAAAAATTAATGTAGTTGATTTTATTCAAACTGATGTAAGTATAAATTCAGGTAACAGTGGAGGTCCATTATTAAATAATAAAGGTCAAGTTATTGGAATTAATACAATGAAAATTTCTAAAGAAAATGTTTCTGGTTTGGGGTTTGCAATAGATATTAATTTTGCTTTAAAAATGTTAAATATTAATTAA
- a CDS encoding polyprenyl synthetase family protein: protein MKITEKIKEPIAFEMELFEKKFQLAMSSKVALLNRITHYIVNRKGKQMRPMFVFLTAKMVSGGTVNDRTYRGASVIELIHTATLVHDDVVDDSNKRRGFFSINALWKNKIAVLVGDFLLSKGLLLSIDNNDFDLLKIISVAVREMSEGELLQIEKARRLDITEDVYYEIIRQKTATLIAACCSLGACAVAPDDKEVIEKMRKFGELIGMAFQIKDDLFDYTDDAIGKPTGIDIKEQKMTLPLIHTLNTCTPKEKSWLINSVKNHNKDKKRVKEVIAFVKNNGGLEYAEQKMIDYQQEALHLIQNFPPSIYKDSLTLMVNYVIDRKI, encoded by the coding sequence ATGAAAATCACCGAAAAAATAAAAGAACCCATCGCCTTTGAAATGGAACTTTTCGAAAAAAAGTTTCAGTTGGCCATGTCCTCCAAAGTGGCTCTTTTAAATAGAATAACCCATTACATCGTCAACCGAAAAGGAAAACAAATGCGACCTATGTTTGTTTTTTTAACTGCTAAAATGGTTTCAGGCGGCACGGTTAACGACAGAACCTACAGAGGGGCTTCGGTAATTGAATTAATTCACACCGCAACTTTAGTGCATGATGATGTGGTGGATGACAGCAATAAAAGACGTGGTTTTTTCTCTATCAATGCCTTGTGGAAAAATAAAATTGCGGTATTAGTTGGCGATTTTTTACTTTCTAAAGGCTTACTTCTTTCTATTGACAATAATGATTTCGATTTATTAAAAATCATTTCTGTGGCAGTTCGAGAAATGAGTGAAGGCGAATTGTTACAAATTGAAAAAGCCCGACGACTCGATATTACTGAAGACGTTTATTATGAAATTATCCGTCAAAAAACAGCTACTTTAATTGCTGCTTGTTGTTCATTAGGCGCTTGTGCTGTGGCTCCAGACGACAAAGAAGTAATTGAAAAGATGCGCAAATTTGGTGAATTAATTGGAATGGCATTTCAAATTAAAGACGATTTGTTCGATTATACAGATGATGCGATAGGAAAACCTACCGGTATTGACATCAAGGAACAAAAAATGACGCTTCCATTGATTCATACATTAAATACTTGTACTCCAAAAGAAAAAAGTTGGTTGATTAATTCCGTAAAAAACCATAATAAAGATAAAAAACGTGTTAAAGAAGTTATTGCTTTCGTAAAAAATAACGGCGGATTAGAATATGCCGAACAAAAAATGATTGACTACCAACAAGAAGCTTTACACCTTATTCAAAACTTCCCCCCATCTATCTACAAAGATTCCTTAACACTAATGGTAAATTACGTTATTGATAGAAAGATTTAA
- a CDS encoding LuxR C-terminal-related transcriptional regulator has protein sequence MITICFADNSPIVHQGMKTFFSESKTCKVETFVKNYDELQKALSKGKFNTVILDVELNGLNSIINVKALVKNNPETNFIIFTNVSDTLYAPPAIKSGVKAYLSKNIELAELEKAIVSVNNGEVIFSESVREAIEMLKKVKKEDRLYKKLSSREIEVLRYFNEGKKNKEVAKILSLDEKTISTYKLRLLQKLNVTNLVDLLNKSRELEIIS, from the coding sequence ATGATAACGATTTGTTTCGCGGATAATTCTCCGATTGTTCATCAAGGTATGAAAACTTTCTTTAGTGAAAGTAAAACTTGCAAAGTTGAGACTTTTGTTAAAAATTATGATGAATTACAAAAAGCTTTATCGAAAGGTAAATTTAATACTGTAATTTTAGATGTTGAGTTGAATGGATTAAACAGTATAATTAATGTAAAAGCATTAGTGAAAAATAATCCTGAAACTAACTTTATAATTTTCACAAATGTATCGGACACTTTGTATGCTCCTCCTGCAATTAAATCAGGTGTAAAAGCGTATTTGTCAAAAAACATCGAATTGGCTGAATTAGAAAAAGCAATTGTTAGTGTTAACAATGGTGAAGTAATTTTCAGTGAGTCAGTTAGAGAAGCTATTGAAATGCTTAAAAAAGTGAAAAAAGAAGATCGTTTGTACAAAAAATTATCTTCTCGTGAAATTGAAGTTTTAAGATATTTCAATGAAGGTAAGAAAAACAAAGAGGTGGCTAAAATTTTATCACTAGATGAAAAAACGATTAGTACTTACAAGTTAAGATTACTACAAAAATTAAATGTGACTAACTTAGTAGATTTATTAAATAAATCTAGAGAGTTAGAAATTATTTCTTAA
- the nadE gene encoding NAD(+) synthase — MSNKSSLNLEAINDFIVNWLKSYAENAKVKGFVVGISGGIDSALTSTLCAQTGFPTLCVEMPIHQAESHVNRANEHIDQLKARFSNVFNERVDLTPVFEMFKNQVSTSDNEAVLNLTLANTRARLRMTTLYYLGGLHGFLVVGTGNKIEDFGVGFYTKYGDGGVDISPIADLMKSEVRQLAAYLQVPDSILKAKPTDGLFGDDRSDEDQLGASYDELEWAMLEVEKGKKPEDFEGRKAEVLKIYKRLNSSNQHKMQAIPVCLLPDKLKLL, encoded by the coding sequence ATGTCAAATAAAAGTTCATTAAATCTAGAAGCCATAAATGATTTTATTGTTAATTGGTTAAAGTCCTACGCTGAAAACGCAAAAGTTAAAGGATTTGTAGTGGGAATTTCAGGTGGAATAGATAGCGCTTTAACCTCTACGTTGTGTGCACAAACTGGATTTCCAACTTTATGTGTTGAAATGCCAATCCATCAAGCAGAAAGTCACGTAAATAGAGCTAATGAACATATTGATCAATTGAAAGCAAGATTTTCAAATGTTTTTAATGAACGAGTAGATTTAACACCTGTGTTTGAAATGTTTAAAAACCAAGTTTCAACATCAGATAATGAAGCGGTTTTGAATTTAACATTAGCCAATACTAGAGCGAGGTTGCGCATGACTACCTTATATTATTTAGGGGGTTTGCATGGTTTTTTAGTAGTAGGTACTGGCAATAAAATAGAAGATTTTGGTGTTGGATTTTATACGAAGTACGGTGATGGGGGAGTAGATATAAGTCCGATTGCAGATTTAATGAAAAGTGAAGTAAGGCAATTGGCCGCTTATTTACAAGTACCAGATAGTATTTTAAAGGCAAAACCAACAGACGGGCTTTTTGGTGACGACAGAAGCGATGAAGATCAATTAGGAGCAAGTTATGATGAACTAGAATGGGCTATGCTAGAAGTAGAAAAAGGCAAAAAACCAGAAGATTTTGAAGGAAGAAAGGCAGAAGTATTAAAAATTTATAAACGTCTGAATTCCAGTAATCAGCATAAAATGCAGGCTATACCGGTTTGTCTATTGCCTGATAAACTTAAACTATTATAA